The Glycine soja cultivar W05 chromosome 8, ASM419377v2, whole genome shotgun sequence genome has a window encoding:
- the LOC114422739 gene encoding coumaroyl-CoA:anthocyanidin 3-O-glucoside-6''-O-coumaroyltransferase 1-like, with product MADTVTVKVIEQCEVGPPPGTVPSTSIPLTFYDLPWLCCPPLKRIFFFNFPYSSQHFLQTLLPSLKHSLSLTLQHFFPFSSNLVFPPKPNPPHILHTQADSISFTVAESSADFTTLVSDSLKHVTLLHPFVPVLPPPRTLHDGTFLIPLMAIQVTVISHFGFTICITFRHVAADGRAFHHFMKFWASVCKSKGDLGLASLALPLHNRDIIQDPKGLKLVFLEELWNLLPENVESKGEIRDVPSDIVRHTFVLSHDHVEKLKKWVTIKCKSHGLEIPHLTTFVVTCSLIWVCKVKSEEAEVGTILPNNDESYILAFMADCRNRPECSIPLEYFGNCLVCGNAEVKRGKLVGENGVVEAALAIGSEVRHLQHETFEGAQTLMSNFTEFATVGKHMTILAGSPKLEVYQTDFGWGKPKRSEVVHVDNSGTISLSDCRDKEGRIEVGLALQKIQMNQFSTILEEHLTEIGVLD from the coding sequence ATGGCTGACACAGTGACAGTGAAGGTGATAGAACAGTGTGAAGTGGGTCCTCCACCAGGTACGGTTCCTTCAACCTCCATCCCTCTCACTTTCTACGACCTTCCATGGTTATGTTGCCCTCCACTCAAACgtattttcttcttcaacttCCCTTATTCTTCTCAACACTTCCTCCAAACTCTCCTTCCATCTCTCAAGCACTCTCTCTCCCTCACTCTCCAACACTTCTTCCCTTTCTCTTCCAACCTCGTCTTCCCTCCAAAGCCAAACCCCCCTCACATCCTCCACACACAAGCAGATTCCATCTCCTTCACCGTAGCAGAGTCCTCAGCAGATTTCACCACCCTTGTCTCTGATTCCCTGAAACATGTCACACTTTTGCACCCTTTTGTTCCCGTGTTGCCTCCTCCTCGTACCTTGCATGATGGAACTTTTCTTATCCCTCTCATGGCCATTCAGGTCACTGTTATATCCCATTTTGGCTTCACCATATGTATCACTTTCAGACATGTGGCTGCGGATGGGAGAGCTTTTCATCACTTCATGAAATTCTGGGCCTCTGTTTGTAAGTCCAAAGGAGACTTAGGTTTGGCTTCCCTTGCTCTGCCCTTGCACAATAGGGACATCATTCAAGACCCAAAAGGCCTTAAGCTCGTTTTCTTAGAAGAATTGTGGAATTTGTTACCGGAAAATGTAGAGTCCAAGGGTGAAATACGTGATGTTCCTAGTGACATCGTGCGTCATACGTTTGTCTTGAGCCATGACCATGTTGAGAAACTCAAGAAATGGGTTACTATTAAATGCAAAAGCCATGGTCTAGAAATACCACACTTAACAACATTTGTGGTAACATGTTCTTTGATTTGGGTTTGTAAGGTGAAATCTGAAGAGGCTGAAGTTGGTACAATACTTCCCAATAATGATGAGTCCTACATCTTGGCCTTTATGGCAGATTGTCGTAATCGTCCCGAATGTTCAATTCCATTGGAATATTTTGGAAATTGTTTGGTTTGTGGAAATGCTGAAGTCAAGAGGGGCAAGCTTGTTGGAGAAAATGGTGTTGTGGAGGCAGCCCTTGCTATTGGAAGTGAAGTTAGACATTTGCAACACGAAACTTTTGAAGGGGCTCAAACATTGATGTCAAATTTTACTGAATTCGCCACGGTGGGGAAGCATATGACAATACTTGCAGGCTCACCAAAGCTTGAAGTGTATCAAACTGACTTTGGGTGGGGAAAACCCAAGAGGAGTGAAGTAGTTCATGTAGATAATTCAGGAACAATCTCCCTTTCTGACTGTAGAGACAAAGAAGGTCGAATTGAAGTTGGGTTAGCACTGCAAAAGATTCAAATGAATCAATTCAGTACCATTTTGGAAGAGCACCTCACAGAAATTGGAGTTCTTGACTGA